In the Kitasatospora terrestris genome, one interval contains:
- a CDS encoding diaminopimelate decarboxylase, whose product MDAGRRERVLAAAVAAGLLGAEQVAAGFLDVDGVRESVGELRTAFGAAPVLHTFAVKAAPLVPLLRLLADAGMGCEVASPGELAIALAAGVPVGRIVLDSPAKSAGELAQALDLGVAVNADNLQELARIAELVEDASTRSVLGLRVNPQVGVGSIGAMSTASEHSKFGVPLRDPGARKRVVAAFERHPWLSRIHVHVGSQGCPLDLIAAGVREAWELAEEVNERAGRQQVSTLDLGGGLPVNFQDEQVRPTYAEYVAELGAAVPGLFDGRYGLVTEFGRSLVAKNGFTAARVEYTKVVGGRRIALTHAGAHLATRTVFMPDAWPLRVSVHRPDGVRRLSGEEPQDVAGPCCFAGDLVARGRTLPRIEPGDLVVLEDTGGYYTSAPWGYNSIARPAVHGFSTAGGGVRFATVRRRQTPAEVVAEAGGDRPDALTGLDSPGDPG is encoded by the coding sequence ATGGACGCCGGTCGGCGCGAGCGGGTGCTGGCGGCGGCGGTCGCGGCCGGGCTGCTCGGCGCGGAGCAGGTGGCGGCCGGGTTCCTGGACGTGGACGGGGTGCGCGAGAGCGTCGGCGAGCTGCGGACGGCGTTCGGCGCGGCGCCGGTGCTGCACACCTTCGCGGTGAAGGCGGCGCCGCTGGTGCCGCTGCTGCGGCTGCTGGCGGACGCGGGGATGGGCTGCGAGGTGGCCAGCCCCGGGGAGTTGGCGATCGCGCTGGCGGCCGGGGTGCCGGTCGGGCGGATCGTGCTGGACTCCCCCGCCAAGAGCGCCGGGGAGCTGGCGCAGGCGCTCGACCTGGGGGTGGCCGTCAACGCGGACAATCTCCAGGAGCTGGCCCGGATCGCCGAGCTGGTGGAGGACGCGAGCACCCGCTCGGTGCTGGGGCTGCGGGTCAACCCGCAGGTCGGCGTGGGGTCGATCGGGGCGATGAGCACCGCCTCCGAGCACTCCAAGTTCGGGGTGCCGCTGCGCGATCCGGGCGCCCGCAAGCGGGTGGTGGCGGCGTTCGAGCGGCACCCGTGGCTGTCCCGGATCCACGTCCACGTCGGATCGCAGGGCTGCCCGCTGGACCTGATCGCGGCGGGCGTCCGGGAGGCCTGGGAGCTGGCCGAGGAGGTGAACGAGCGGGCCGGCCGGCAGCAGGTGTCCACGCTCGACCTGGGCGGCGGGCTGCCCGTCAACTTCCAGGACGAGCAGGTGCGGCCCACCTACGCCGAGTACGTGGCGGAGCTGGGCGCGGCGGTGCCGGGGCTGTTCGACGGGCGGTACGGGCTGGTGACGGAGTTCGGGCGCTCGCTGGTGGCGAAGAACGGCTTCACGGCGGCCCGGGTGGAGTACACCAAGGTGGTCGGCGGCCGCCGGATCGCGCTGACCCACGCGGGGGCGCACCTGGCGACCCGGACGGTGTTCATGCCGGACGCCTGGCCGCTGCGGGTGTCGGTGCACCGCCCGGACGGCGTCCGGCGGCTGAGCGGCGAGGAGCCGCAGGACGTGGCCGGGCCGTGCTGCTTCGCCGGCGACCTGGTGGCGCGGGGCCGCACCCTGCCCCGGATCGAGCCGGGCGACCTGGTGGTGCTGGAGGACACCGGCGGCTACTACACCTCGGCCCCGTGGGGCTACAACAGCATCGCCCGGCCGGCGGTGCACGGGTTCTCCACGGCGGGCGGCGGGGTGCGGTTCGCGACCGTCCGCCGGCGGCAGACCCCGGCCGAGGTGGTCGCGGAGGCCGGCGGCGACCGGCCGGACGCGCTGACCGGGCTGGACTCACCGGGCGACCCGGGCTGA
- a CDS encoding FUSC family protein, which yields MITPAEAAAALRRLLKDPAAVLTLRATAAATLSYAVALQLSAEPAPLTAPLTALLVVQVTLYSTLTTGIRRVNSVVVGVLIAIGFSSVMGLSWWSLGLIILASLTVGQFIRVGEFVNEVAISAMLVLGVTRLATQAWDRVVETLIGAVVGLLFNLVFAPPVWVDTAGESIEGLARRARHLLLDIADQLAGPVPVERAAERLHEARRLDQAIAEVDAALRQAEDSLRLNPRISEGLLSRTVLRTGLDTLEICVVVIRVIARSLTDLAKRRGSGGRLFDPDVSAALEDLLDHLGGALVSFAVLVTTQVATNAEEAERRLASELTAAWHSRERVAHLLLLRVQEHPEAWQLHGSLLAEVDRILDELDLDHRSRRLMEELDKASVSQRERFTRLGRLRRFARGDD from the coding sequence ATGATCACCCCCGCCGAGGCGGCGGCCGCGCTCCGCCGGCTGCTCAAGGACCCGGCCGCCGTCCTCACCCTCCGGGCGACGGCGGCCGCCACCCTGTCGTACGCCGTCGCCCTGCAGCTCAGCGCCGAACCGGCGCCGCTGACCGCACCGCTGACCGCGCTGCTGGTCGTCCAGGTCACCCTGTACTCCACGCTCACCACCGGCATCCGCCGGGTCAACTCGGTGGTCGTCGGCGTGCTGATCGCGATCGGCTTCAGCTCGGTGATGGGGCTGTCCTGGTGGAGCCTCGGGCTGATCATCCTGGCCTCGCTGACGGTCGGCCAGTTCATCCGGGTCGGCGAGTTCGTCAACGAGGTCGCGATCAGCGCGATGCTCGTCCTCGGCGTCACCCGGCTCGCCACCCAGGCCTGGGACCGGGTGGTGGAGACCCTGATCGGCGCCGTCGTCGGCCTGCTGTTCAACCTGGTCTTCGCGCCGCCGGTCTGGGTCGACACCGCGGGCGAGTCCATCGAGGGCCTGGCCCGCCGCGCCCGCCACCTGCTGCTCGACATCGCCGACCAGCTCGCCGGACCCGTCCCGGTCGAACGCGCCGCCGAACGCCTGCACGAGGCCCGCCGGCTCGACCAGGCCATCGCCGAGGTCGACGCCGCCCTCCGCCAGGCCGAGGACAGCCTGCGGCTCAACCCCCGCATCAGCGAGGGCCTGCTCTCCCGGACCGTGCTGCGCACCGGCCTGGACACCCTGGAGATCTGCGTCGTGGTGATCCGGGTGATCGCCCGCTCCCTCACCGACCTGGCCAAACGCCGCGGCTCCGGCGGCCGGCTCTTCGACCCCGACGTCAGCGCCGCCCTGGAGGACCTGCTCGACCACCTCGGCGGCGCCCTGGTCAGCTTCGCCGTCCTGGTCACCACCCAGGTGGCCACCAACGCCGAGGAGGCCGAACGGCGCCTCGCCTCCGAACTCACCGCCGCCTGGCACAGCCGCGAACGGGTCGCCCACCTGCTGCTGCTCCGCGTCCAGGAACACCCGGAGGCCTGGCAGCTGCACGGCTCCCTGCTCGCCGAGGTCGACCGCATCCTCGACGAGCTCGACCTCGACCACCGCTCCCGCCGCCTGATGGAGGAGCTCGACAAGGCCTCCGTCAGCCAGCGCGAGCGCTTCACCCGCCTCGGCCGGCTGCGCCGCTTCGCCCGCGGCGACGACTGA
- a CDS encoding aminopeptidase P family protein: MPQPFTTQDFAARMTRAADAAAAAGLAGLLVAPGPDLAYFTGYQPTAITERLTTLLLTPGREPVLVVPKLERPDAERATGAGAVRLSDWSDGEDPYATVAPLLEDGRYGISDNAWAMHLLGLQGARPGTGYTSLTRSLPMLRAVKDADELTRLAAAGAAADAAYGEILTVRFAGRTEREVAADLAALLLEHGHSQVDFTVVGSGPNGADPHHEADDRVIRQGDTVVLDFGGLKDGYGSDTTRTVHVGDDVPEEVRRVHDVVRQAQQAAFEAVRPGIACQEVDRVARAVITEAGYGEYFIHRVGHGIGLTTHEPPYMVEGEEQPLVPGMCFSIEPGIYLPGRFGVRIEDIVTVTGDGGRRFNSTPHELAVVH; encoded by the coding sequence ATGCCGCAGCCCTTCACCACCCAGGACTTCGCCGCCCGGATGACCCGCGCCGCCGACGCCGCCGCGGCGGCCGGCCTCGCCGGCCTGCTCGTCGCCCCGGGCCCCGACCTGGCCTACTTCACCGGCTACCAGCCGACCGCCATCACCGAACGGCTCACCACCCTGCTGCTCACCCCCGGCCGCGAACCGGTCCTGGTGGTGCCCAAGCTGGAACGCCCCGACGCCGAACGGGCCACCGGCGCCGGCGCCGTCCGACTCTCCGACTGGAGCGACGGCGAGGACCCGTACGCGACCGTCGCCCCGCTGCTGGAGGACGGCCGGTACGGGATCTCCGACAACGCCTGGGCGATGCACCTGCTCGGCCTGCAGGGCGCCCGGCCCGGCACCGGCTACACCTCGCTCACCCGCTCGCTGCCGATGCTGCGCGCGGTCAAGGACGCCGACGAGCTGACCCGGCTGGCCGCCGCCGGGGCGGCCGCCGACGCCGCGTACGGGGAGATCCTCACGGTGCGCTTCGCCGGGCGCACCGAACGGGAGGTGGCCGCCGACCTGGCCGCGCTGCTGCTCGAACACGGGCACAGCCAGGTCGACTTCACCGTGGTCGGCTCCGGCCCGAACGGCGCCGACCCGCACCACGAGGCCGACGACCGGGTGATCCGTCAGGGCGACACCGTCGTCCTCGACTTCGGCGGCCTCAAGGACGGCTACGGCTCCGACACCACCCGCACCGTGCACGTCGGCGACGACGTGCCCGAGGAGGTCCGCCGGGTGCACGACGTCGTCCGGCAGGCCCAGCAGGCCGCCTTCGAGGCCGTCCGCCCCGGCATCGCCTGCCAGGAGGTCGACCGCGTGGCCCGCGCGGTGATCACCGAGGCCGGGTACGGCGAGTACTTCATCCACCGCGTCGGCCACGGCATCGGCCTGACCACCCACGAACCGCCCTACATGGTGGAGGGCGAGGAGCAGCCGCTGGTGCCCGGCATGTGCTTCTCGATCGAGCCGGGCATCTACCTGCCCGGCCGGTTCGGCGTCCGGATCGAGGACATCGTCACCGTCACCGGCGACGGCGGCCGCCGCTTCAACTCCACCCCGCACGAACTCGCGGTGGTGCACTAG
- a CDS encoding dipeptidase — protein sequence MTDELARRIADLMPLAKADLTELVSIPSVADPRQYPPEKCREAAQWVADAFTAVGLRDVHLAETPDGSHAVLGHRPPPPGAPTVLLYAHYDVQPPLDDQAWTTPPFQLTERDGRWYGRGAADCKGNIVMHLTALRALGDDLPVGLKLVVEGSEEQGTGGLEAYVSSHADELHADALLICDTGNAAVGVPTATTSLRGVVNVVVTVTTLKGDVHSGMFGGPAPDALAALIRALDSLRGPDGSTRIDGLDGDGSWDGVGYDEQQFRTDAGVLDGAELPGGGSVADRLWARPAVTVLGIDCAPVVGSAAAVPATARARVSLRIPPGTDPGAARDALVAHLRAAVPWGAKVEIAPEQSGAPFRAATDGRAYAALDKAAQEVYGKPLAYLGQGGSIPLCNVLASTYPGTEIILMGVEEPACLIHAPNESVDPREIEHMAHVEALFLRHYAAARR from the coding sequence ATGACCGACGAACTCGCCCGCAGGATCGCCGACCTGATGCCCCTGGCCAAGGCGGACCTGACGGAACTCGTCTCCATCCCCTCCGTCGCCGACCCCCGCCAGTACCCGCCGGAGAAGTGCCGCGAGGCCGCCCAGTGGGTGGCCGACGCGTTCACCGCGGTCGGGCTGCGCGACGTCCACCTCGCCGAGACGCCGGACGGCAGCCACGCCGTGCTCGGCCACCGCCCGCCGCCGCCCGGCGCGCCGACCGTGCTGCTGTACGCGCACTACGACGTGCAGCCGCCGCTCGACGACCAGGCGTGGACCACCCCGCCCTTCCAGCTGACCGAGCGCGACGGCCGCTGGTACGGCCGCGGCGCCGCGGACTGCAAGGGCAACATCGTCATGCACCTCACCGCGCTGCGCGCCCTCGGCGACGACCTGCCGGTCGGCCTGAAGCTGGTCGTCGAGGGCTCCGAGGAGCAGGGCACCGGCGGCCTGGAGGCCTACGTCTCCTCGCACGCCGACGAGTTGCACGCCGACGCGCTGCTGATCTGCGACACCGGCAACGCCGCGGTCGGCGTGCCCACCGCCACCACCTCGCTGCGCGGCGTGGTGAACGTGGTGGTCACCGTCACCACGCTCAAGGGCGACGTGCACTCCGGCATGTTCGGCGGCCCGGCCCCCGACGCGCTGGCCGCGCTGATCCGCGCCCTGGACTCGCTGCGCGGCCCGGACGGCTCCACCCGGATCGACGGCCTCGACGGCGACGGCAGCTGGGACGGCGTCGGCTACGACGAGCAGCAGTTCCGCACCGACGCAGGCGTGCTGGACGGCGCCGAACTGCCCGGCGGCGGCAGCGTCGCCGACCGGCTGTGGGCCCGGCCCGCGGTCACCGTGCTCGGCATCGACTGCGCGCCGGTGGTCGGCTCGGCCGCCGCAGTCCCGGCCACCGCCCGGGCCCGGGTCAGCCTGCGGATCCCGCCCGGCACCGACCCCGGCGCCGCCCGCGACGCCCTGGTGGCCCACCTGCGGGCCGCCGTGCCGTGGGGCGCGAAGGTGGAGATCGCGCCGGAGCAGTCCGGCGCGCCGTTCCGGGCCGCCACCGACGGCCGGGCCTACGCCGCGCTCGACAAGGCCGCCCAGGAGGTCTACGGCAAGCCGCTGGCCTACCTCGGCCAGGGCGGCTCGATCCCGCTGTGCAACGTGCTCGCCTCCACCTACCCGGGGACGGAGATCATCCTGATGGGCGTCGAGGAGCCCGCCTGCCTGATCCACGCACCCAACGAGAGCGTCGACCCGCGCGAGATCGAGCACATGGCGCACGTCGAGGCCCTCTTCCTGCGCCACTACGCCGCCGCCCGGCGCTGA
- a CDS encoding APC family permease translates to MSVADVPADRPGSTSTGSQARAARAVATPKMTWLTLALMTTSSVASLRASPTMAVYGLACVFLYVVPAIVFLLPTALVSAELASGWSGGVYNWVAQGLSKPLGFLAVWCQFAMTIFYYPSLLAYVASTIAYVINPALANNGVYTAIVIMVCYWTGVWISSRGTSAVAGLASWGLVIGTLIPGTLLVVLGMVFLGQGNPSAAPMNADHILPAWTGLASLVLIVNNFLSYSGMEMNAVHVSSLRNPAKEFPKSMFLAMGLVLLIFILPALAISWVVPADQLSLTAGVMQAFDAFFQYFHIGWLTPLIAVGLVAASLGGMLTWLAGPSKGLLLISRQEGYLPPYLQKLNGHGIQQNLLVTQGIVTSLIALLYALIPNVSSAYWILSVITTQVYLIVYLLMFVAAIRLRRLQPDHPRGYRAPGLVVLCVVGLLASAAAMIIGFVPSSQFGGGSVWGYVAIVGGGLLILGLIIPFTFLKLSKPEWRQPGAADTEEAAA, encoded by the coding sequence ATGAGTGTCGCTGACGTGCCGGCCGATCGGCCCGGGAGTACGTCCACCGGGTCGCAGGCCCGTGCCGCCCGCGCCGTCGCCACTCCCAAGATGACCTGGCTGACGCTGGCTCTGATGACGACCAGTTCGGTGGCCAGTCTTCGCGCCTCGCCCACGATGGCCGTGTACGGCCTGGCGTGCGTGTTCCTCTACGTCGTGCCCGCGATCGTCTTCCTGCTGCCGACCGCGCTGGTCTCCGCCGAGCTCGCCTCCGGCTGGAGCGGCGGCGTCTACAACTGGGTGGCCCAGGGCCTGTCGAAGCCGCTGGGCTTCCTCGCCGTGTGGTGCCAGTTCGCGATGACGATCTTCTACTACCCGAGCCTGCTCGCCTACGTGGCCTCGACGATCGCGTACGTGATCAACCCGGCGCTGGCCAACAACGGCGTCTACACCGCCATCGTGATCATGGTGTGCTACTGGACCGGTGTCTGGATCTCCTCGCGGGGCACCAGCGCGGTCGCCGGCCTCGCCTCCTGGGGCCTGGTCATCGGCACCCTGATCCCCGGCACGCTGCTGGTCGTGCTCGGCATGGTCTTCCTCGGCCAGGGCAACCCCTCCGCCGCACCGATGAACGCCGACCACATCCTCCCGGCCTGGACGGGCCTGGCCAGCCTGGTGCTGATCGTCAACAACTTCCTCAGCTACTCCGGCATGGAGATGAACGCCGTCCACGTCTCCTCGCTGAGGAACCCGGCCAAGGAGTTCCCCAAGTCGATGTTCCTGGCGATGGGCCTGGTCCTGCTGATCTTCATCCTGCCCGCGCTGGCGATCAGCTGGGTCGTCCCGGCCGACCAGCTGAGCCTGACCGCCGGCGTGATGCAGGCCTTCGACGCCTTCTTCCAGTACTTCCACATCGGCTGGCTGACCCCGCTGATCGCGGTCGGCCTGGTGGCCGCCTCGCTCGGCGGCATGCTGACCTGGCTGGCCGGCCCCTCCAAGGGCCTGCTGCTGATCTCCCGCCAGGAGGGCTACCTGCCGCCCTACCTGCAGAAGCTCAACGGCCACGGCATCCAGCAGAACCTGCTGGTCACCCAGGGCATCGTGACCAGCCTGATCGCCCTGCTGTACGCGCTGATCCCCAACGTCTCCAGCGCCTACTGGATCCTCTCGGTGATCACCACCCAGGTGTACCTGATCGTCTACCTGCTGATGTTCGTCGCCGCGATCCGGCTGCGCCGACTGCAGCCCGACCACCCGCGCGGCTACCGCGCCCCGGGCCTGGTGGTGCTGTGCGTGGTCGGCCTGCTGGCCTCGGCGGCCGCGATGATCATCGGCTTCGTGCCGTCCTCCCAGTTCGGCGGCGGCAGCGTCTGGGGCTACGTCGCGATCGTCGGCGGCGGCCTGCTGATCCTCGGCCTGATCATCCCCTTCACCTTCCTGAAGCTGAGCAAGCCCGAGTGGCGGCAGCCCGGTGCCGCCGACACCGAGGAGGCGGCCGCATGA
- the ddaH gene encoding dimethylargininase — translation MNPTAATPRTFRPRRYLMCRPEYFEVSYAINPWMDPDKPVDTDLAVLQWERLAARYRALGHTVELIDPIPGLPDMVYAANGATVVGGRVLGARFRNAERAAEGPAYLRWFREHGYAETLDPEHVNEGEGDFLTTASWLLAGRGFRSSAASHREAEAFLGRPVLSLDLVDPRYYHLDTALAVLDGDEIMYNPAAFAPHSLDLLRRHFPGALLATPAEAEVFGLNAVSDGLHVFLPEAAHTLAGQLAARGFRPEPVDLSELLKGGGSVKCCTLELRD, via the coding sequence GTGAACCCGACCGCGGCGACCCCGCGCACCTTCCGCCCCCGCCGGTACCTGATGTGCCGACCCGAGTACTTCGAGGTCAGCTACGCGATCAACCCCTGGATGGACCCGGACAAGCCGGTCGACACCGACCTGGCCGTCCTCCAGTGGGAGCGGCTCGCCGCCCGGTACCGCGCCCTCGGCCACACCGTGGAGCTGATCGACCCGATCCCGGGCCTGCCCGACATGGTGTACGCCGCCAACGGCGCCACCGTGGTCGGCGGCCGCGTGCTCGGGGCCCGCTTCCGCAACGCCGAGCGGGCCGCCGAAGGGCCCGCGTACCTGCGCTGGTTCCGCGAGCACGGGTACGCCGAGACCCTCGACCCCGAGCACGTCAACGAGGGCGAGGGCGACTTCCTCACCACCGCCTCCTGGCTCCTGGCCGGCCGGGGCTTTCGCAGCAGCGCCGCGAGCCACCGCGAGGCGGAGGCCTTCCTCGGCCGCCCGGTGCTCTCCCTCGACCTGGTCGACCCCCGCTACTACCACCTGGACACCGCGCTGGCCGTCCTGGACGGCGACGAGATCATGTACAACCCGGCGGCCTTCGCCCCGCACAGCCTCGACCTGCTGCGCCGCCACTTCCCCGGCGCCCTGCTCGCCACCCCGGCCGAGGCCGAGGTCTTCGGCCTCAACGCGGTCAGCGACGGCCTGCACGTCTTCCTCCCCGAGGCGGCCCACACCCTCGCCGGGCAGCTCGCCGCCCGCGGCTTCCGCCCGGAGCCGGTCGACCTCTCGGAACTCCTCAAGGGCGGCGGCAGCGTCAAGTGCTGCACCCTCGAACTCCGCGACTGA